The Rhabdothermincola salaria genome segment AGCACGATGAGCACCACGAGGACCTGGCGGGCCATCTGGACCGAGAGCAGGTAGCCGGCCCCCATCGCCGCCATGGGCCAGTCGGTGGCCACCAGCAGCAGGGCCACGCCGGCGAAGGCCGCCACCTTGCGCCGCAGCGGGAAGTCGCGATCGCGTCGGAACCCGGCGATCAGCAGCCCGACGAGCATGATCGTCAGCAACCAGGCACCCAGGTACGGGCTCCACTCCCAGTTCCACACCTTGCCCTCGGCCGAGCACCACCAACTCACGTGATCGACTCCCATTCGATGGTCTCGAGCTGGGGCAGGTCCTCGACCCACACCTGCTCGGTCGCCCCGAAGGGGTAGACGATGTGCGCCTTGTCGTCGGGGGTGAACACCACCACCTGGCTGGGGTGCCCGACGGTGTAGTTGCCGCTGGTGTCGTCGGGGATCACGGCGCCCGGGAGCTGGAGCTGGGCCATGGCCCGATCGATCTCCTCGGGGGTGGCGGTGAGGCCCACGAAGCGGTCGTCGAAGCGGTCGAGGTAGGTGCGCAGCTGCTCGGGGGTGTCACGCGCGGTGTCGACGCCGACGAAGACCATGTTGGGCACACCGCCCTCGAGCTGCGCCCTCTCGAACGCCGAGGAGATCCGATCGAGGTGGATGGGGCACACGTCGGGGCAGCTGGTGTAGCCGAAGAACACGAGGGTGAGCTCGCTGGCGGTCTCGGTGCGCAGGTCGTAGGGCTGGCCCTCGGTGTCGGTGAACACCACGTCGGGCTTGTCGAGGGCGTCGCCGAGCATCGAGCCCTGCAGGCCGTAGCGCTCCGCGCCGGCCCGGTCGAACTGGTCGGGGGGCGAGGTGCACGAGGCCAGCAGCACCAGCCCGACC includes the following:
- a CDS encoding SCO family protein codes for the protein MISRRVAAVLGAMVGLVLLASCTSPPDQFDRAGAERYGLQGSMLGDALDKPDVVFTDTEGQPYDLRTETASELTLVFFGYTSCPDVCPIHLDRISSAFERAQLEGGVPNMVFVGVDTARDTPEQLRTYLDRFDDRFVGLTATPEEIDRAMAQLQLPGAVIPDDTSGNYTVGHPSQVVVFTPDDKAHIVYPFGATEQVWVEDLPQLETIEWESIT